The following are encoded in a window of Sulfitobacter sp. S190 genomic DNA:
- the coaD gene encoding pantetheine-phosphate adenylyltransferase, translating to MRVGLYPGTFDPITLGHIDIIRRAGTLVDKLVIGVAINRDKGPLFTLEERVALIEAECEALAREIGIEIVAHPFENLLIDCARDVGAGLIIRGLRAVADFEYEYQMVGMNRQLDTSIETVFLMAEAQHQAIASKLVKEIARLGGDVSKFVPPRVNDELRARFD from the coding sequence ATGCGCGTTGGCCTCTATCCCGGCACCTTCGATCCTATCACATTGGGTCACATCGATATCATTCGCCGTGCGGGAACGCTGGTCGACAAACTGGTCATCGGTGTCGCGATCAACCGGGACAAAGGTCCGCTCTTCACGCTCGAGGAAAGGGTCGCCCTGATCGAGGCCGAATGCGAGGCGCTGGCCCGCGAAATCGGGATCGAGATCGTCGCCCATCCGTTCGAGAACCTGTTGATCGACTGCGCCCGCGATGTGGGTGCGGGCCTGATCATCCGCGGCCTGCGGGCGGTGGCCGACTTTGAGTACGAGTACCAGATGGTCGGGATGAACCGGCAGCTCGATACCTCCATCGAGACGGTTTTTCTCATGGCCGAAGCCCAGCATCAGGCGATTGCGAGCAAGCTGGTCAAAGAAATCGCGCGCTTGGGCGGCGATGTCAGCAAATTTGTCCCGCCCCGCGTCAACGACGAGCTGCGCGCGCGTTTCGACTGA
- a CDS encoding CBS domain-containing protein — MLVSQILNSKDSDKVVTAGPDLTIAGATAMLSERRIGTIVISANGETPDGILSERDIVRELGKQGAACLTDQVTGIMTRKLITCSRDTTAEQVMSQMTEGRFRHMPVLHEGKLVGLISLGDVVKARLSELAMEKDALEGMIRGH, encoded by the coding sequence ATGTTGGTGTCGCAAATCCTCAATTCCAAGGACAGTGACAAGGTTGTCACCGCCGGTCCCGATCTGACGATCGCGGGGGCCACGGCGATGCTGTCCGAGCGGCGTATCGGGACGATTGTCATATCTGCAAATGGTGAAACACCCGACGGTATCCTGTCGGAACGCGATATCGTGCGCGAACTGGGAAAGCAGGGGGCCGCGTGCCTGACCGATCAGGTCACTGGCATCATGACCCGCAAGCTGATCACCTGCAGCCGCGATACGACCGCAGAACAGGTGATGTCGCAGATGACCGAAGGCCGGTTCCGTCACATGCCCGTTCTGCACGAGGGCAAACTGGTCGGGCTGATTTCGCTCGGCGATGTCGTCAAGGCGCGTCTGTCCGAACTGGCGATGGAAAAGGACGCGCTCGAGGGCATGATCCGCGGCCACTGA
- a CDS encoding LysR family transcriptional regulator, protein MRLFLAVAREQSLSGAGKLLRLDPATLGRRMARLEADMQAALFVKSPQGYMLTPAGALLLERAAAAEQAMRSATAGVSDAGEGLSGQIRLGAPDGCANFVLPQVCAGIAAENPDLDIQIVALPRVFNLSRREADMAIGVSAPTAGRLVVRQITRYHLHLAAAQDYLEKAPPLKTAADLGAHRLVGYIPDMIFDRELDYLDALGAGRVPLASNSVSVQVNMIRQGAGVGVVHDFSLPFAPGVTRVLQDSVSLTRAFYLIRHADDAGNLRLARFADALAAGVRAEVGRLEAHA, encoded by the coding sequence ATGCGGCTGTTTCTGGCCGTCGCCCGCGAGCAAAGCCTGTCTGGTGCGGGCAAGCTCTTGCGGCTCGATCCGGCGACCCTCGGGCGCCGCATGGCGCGGCTCGAGGCCGACATGCAGGCGGCGCTTTTTGTCAAATCACCGCAGGGTTATATGCTGACGCCCGCAGGTGCGCTGTTGCTCGAGCGGGCCGCCGCAGCGGAACAGGCGATGCGCTCCGCGACTGCGGGGGTGTCGGATGCGGGCGAGGGGCTCTCCGGCCAGATCAGGCTCGGCGCGCCGGATGGCTGTGCCAATTTCGTCCTGCCACAGGTGTGCGCCGGTATCGCCGCGGAAAATCCCGACCTCGATATCCAGATTGTGGCATTACCGCGGGTGTTCAACCTGTCACGTCGCGAAGCGGATATGGCCATCGGGGTGAGCGCGCCGACCGCGGGGCGGTTGGTGGTGCGCCAGATCACCCGGTATCATCTGCATCTCGCCGCCGCCCAGGATTATCTGGAAAAGGCGCCGCCCTTGAAAACTGCCGCCGATCTCGGCGCCCATCGGCTGGTCGGCTATATTCCGGACATGATTTTTGATCGCGAACTCGATTATCTGGACGCATTGGGGGCAGGGCGGGTGCCGCTGGCATCAAACTCCGTTTCGGTTCAGGTGAACATGATCCGGCAAGGCGCGGGCGTGGGGGTCGTTCATGACTTCAGCCTGCCATTCGCACCCGGTGTCACGCGGGTTTTGCAAGACAGCGTCAGCCTCACACGCGCGTTCTACCTCATCCGGCACGCCGACGATGCAGGCAATCTGCGCCTCGCGCGGTTTGCCGACGCGCTGGCGGCCGGGGTGCGCGCCGAAGTCGGCCGACTTGAAGCACACGCTTGA
- a CDS encoding CoA-acylating methylmalonate-semialdehyde dehydrogenase, which translates to MQELTHYLNGEHVKGTSGRFADVMNPATGEVQAKCPLASKEELQQAVAYAQAAQPAWAATNPQRRARVMMKFVDLLNRDMDKLAEALSREHGKTLPDAAGDVQRGLEVVEYCIGAPQLLKGEYTDSAGPGIDMYSMRQALGVTAGITPFNFPAMIPMWMCAPAIACGNAFILKPSERDPSVPLMLAELLEEAGLPKGIMQVVNGDKEAVDAILYDEVIQSVGFVGSTPIAEYIYATGCAQGKRVQCFGGAKNHMIIMPDADMDQAADALVGAGYGAAGERCMAISVAVPVGDETADRLIEKLVPRIEKLKVGPYTAGNDVDYGPVVTGAAKANIERLVQTGIDQGAELVVDGRDFKLQGYEDGYFVGPHLFDRATKDMDIYTQEIFGPVLTCVRAQTYEEALGLAMDHEYGNGTAIFTRDGDAARDFANRINIGMVGINVPIPVPLAYHTFGGWKKSVFGDLNQHGPDAFKFYTRTKTVTARWPSGIKEGGEFSIPVME; encoded by the coding sequence ATGCAAGAGCTTACCCATTACCTCAACGGCGAACATGTCAAAGGCACATCGGGCCGGTTTGCCGATGTGATGAACCCCGCAACAGGCGAAGTTCAGGCCAAGTGCCCGCTGGCGTCGAAGGAAGAGTTGCAGCAGGCCGTAGCCTATGCGCAGGCCGCCCAACCGGCATGGGCCGCAACGAACCCGCAGCGGCGCGCGCGGGTGATGATGAAGTTCGTCGACCTGCTGAACCGTGACATGGACAAGCTCGCCGAGGCATTGAGCCGCGAGCACGGAAAGACGTTGCCGGATGCGGCCGGTGACGTGCAACGCGGGCTGGAAGTTGTCGAATACTGCATCGGGGCCCCGCAACTGTTGAAAGGCGAATACACCGACAGCGCCGGTCCGGGCATCGACATGTATTCCATGCGGCAGGCCCTGGGCGTGACGGCGGGCATAACGCCTTTCAACTTTCCGGCGATGATACCGATGTGGATGTGCGCGCCTGCCATCGCATGCGGCAACGCCTTTATCCTCAAACCCTCCGAACGCGACCCTTCCGTGCCCCTGATGTTGGCGGAATTGCTGGAAGAAGCCGGTCTGCCCAAAGGCATCATGCAGGTGGTGAACGGGGACAAGGAAGCCGTTGATGCCATTTTGTACGACGAGGTGATCCAGTCGGTGGGGTTCGTCGGATCGACCCCGATTGCGGAGTATATCTATGCCACGGGCTGCGCACAGGGCAAGCGTGTCCAGTGTTTCGGTGGTGCCAAGAACCATATGATCATCATGCCCGATGCCGATATGGATCAGGCCGCGGACGCGCTCGTCGGGGCCGGCTATGGCGCGGCGGGAGAGCGGTGCATGGCGATCTCGGTTGCCGTTCCGGTCGGTGACGAGACCGCGGACAGATTGATCGAAAAGCTGGTGCCGCGGATCGAAAAGCTGAAGGTGGGCCCGTATACAGCCGGTAATGACGTGGACTACGGACCCGTTGTCACGGGTGCGGCCAAAGCCAATATCGAACGGCTGGTCCAGACGGGCATCGATCAGGGCGCGGAACTGGTCGTCGACGGGCGCGATTTCAAGCTACAGGGATACGAGGACGGATATTTCGTCGGGCCCCACCTCTTCGACCGTGCGACGAAGGACATGGATATCTATACGCAGGAAATCTTTGGGCCGGTCCTCACTTGCGTGCGGGCGCAGACCTACGAAGAAGCGCTCGGATTAGCGATGGACCACGAGTACGGCAACGGTACGGCAATCTTTACCCGTGACGGCGACGCGGCCCGCGATTTCGCCAACCGGATCAATATCGGCATGGTGGGCATCAATGTCCCCATCCCCGTGCCGCTTGCCTATCACACCTTTGGCGGCTGGAAGAAATCCGTATTCGGAGACTTGAACCAGCACGGCCCCGATGCGTTCAAATTCTACACCAGAACCAAAACCGTCACGGCACGCTGGCCTTCGGGGATCAAGGAAGGCGGCGAATTCTCAATTCCGGTCATGGAATAG
- a CDS encoding acyl-CoA dehydrogenase family protein: MDFALSEEQTAIFDMAYAFGQDNIAPHAQTWEREGTIPKSLWPQIAELGFGGLYVSEEAGGAGLSRLDATLVFEALSMACPSVAAFLSIHNMCAKMIDSFADGPFKSRVMDDVLSMRTVLSYCLTEPGSGSDAAALKTRADRTNAGYTLNGTKAFISGGGYSDAYVCMVRTDDTGASGVSAVYVEDGTAGLSFGGLEDKMGWRSQPTAQVQFDDCHVASNNLIGEEGQGFKYAMKGLDGGRLNIAACSLGAAQAGLNATLAYMGERKAFGKSIDQFQGLQFRLADMEIELQAARTFLRQAAWKLDTGAPDATKFCAMAKKLVTETGSKVVDQCLQLHGGYGYLADYGIEKLVRDLRVHQILEGTNEIMRVIVARDMLAQR, from the coding sequence ATGGACTTTGCGCTGAGCGAGGAACAGACGGCGATTTTTGATATGGCCTACGCATTCGGGCAGGACAACATCGCGCCCCATGCGCAGACCTGGGAGCGTGAGGGTACGATCCCTAAATCCCTTTGGCCGCAGATTGCCGAATTGGGTTTTGGTGGGCTTTACGTATCCGAAGAGGCGGGCGGTGCGGGTTTGAGCCGTCTCGATGCGACACTCGTGTTCGAAGCGCTCTCGATGGCCTGCCCTTCTGTCGCAGCGTTCCTGTCGATTCACAACATGTGCGCGAAAATGATCGACAGTTTTGCCGACGGCCCTTTCAAATCGCGTGTCATGGACGATGTTCTGAGCATGCGCACGGTTCTGAGTTATTGTCTGACCGAGCCGGGATCCGGTTCGGACGCGGCCGCGTTGAAGACCCGCGCTGACAGGACCAACGCGGGCTATACCCTGAACGGAACAAAGGCGTTCATTTCCGGTGGCGGGTATTCGGATGCCTATGTCTGTATGGTGCGCACGGATGACACCGGTGCGTCGGGTGTATCTGCGGTTTATGTCGAGGACGGCACGGCCGGTTTGTCCTTTGGCGGGCTTGAAGACAAGATGGGGTGGCGCAGCCAGCCCACGGCCCAGGTGCAGTTTGACGACTGTCACGTGGCGTCGAACAACCTGATCGGGGAAGAAGGTCAGGGTTTCAAATACGCGATGAAGGGTCTGGACGGCGGGCGGCTCAATATCGCGGCCTGCTCGCTGGGGGCTGCGCAGGCTGGGCTGAATGCCACGTTGGCCTATATGGGTGAGCGCAAGGCCTTCGGCAAATCGATCGACCAGTTCCAAGGGCTCCAGTTCAGGCTTGCCGATATGGAAATCGAATTGCAGGCCGCCCGCACTTTCCTGCGACAGGCTGCCTGGAAGCTGGATACCGGCGCGCCGGACGCCACAAAGTTCTGCGCGATGGCCAAGAAACTGGTCACCGAAACCGGCAGCAAGGTTGTCGATCAATGTCTGCAACTACATGGCGGCTATGGCTATCTGGCGGATTACGGCATTGAAAAACTGGTACGCGACCTGCGTGTGCACCAGATCCTCGAAGGGACCAACGAGATCATGCGTGTGATCGTCGCCCGCGACATGCTGGCGCAACGATGA
- a CDS encoding enoyl-CoA hydratase/isomerase family protein produces the protein MSDIHIRTEGRAGRITLQRPDALNAMTYDMCLAIEAAMDRWRSDAGIDLVMLDAEGDRAFCSGGDIAELYRTGKQGDYAYGQKFWADEYRLNHKIFHYPKPVVSFLQGFTMGGGVGIGCHGSHRIVGESSQIAMPECGIGLIPDVGGSLMLALAPGRLGEYLGTTGARMGAGDAIYAGFADLFIPEDQWETVKAALLDGGDIEAAVASFAQTAPDSPMRAMQNEIDSHFHGASLGDVQTTLRHDESDFARSTLKLMTRNSPLSMACTIEALHRLRGPSLTLEKALDLEYRFTARAMEHGDFIEGIRAAIIDKDRSPKWQFADRDVPGVAVSKMLQPLGKAALTL, from the coding sequence ATGAGCGACATTCACATAAGGACCGAAGGGCGCGCCGGGCGGATTACCCTGCAAAGACCAGACGCGCTCAATGCGATGACCTATGATATGTGCCTCGCAATTGAGGCCGCGATGGACCGGTGGCGGTCCGATGCAGGGATCGACCTTGTGATGCTGGACGCCGAAGGGGATCGGGCGTTTTGCTCGGGCGGCGATATCGCGGAGCTGTACCGCACCGGCAAGCAGGGCGATTACGCCTATGGCCAGAAATTCTGGGCGGATGAATACCGGCTCAACCACAAGATTTTTCATTATCCCAAACCCGTGGTGAGCTTTCTGCAGGGGTTCACCATGGGCGGCGGTGTGGGTATCGGCTGCCATGGCTCACACAGGATCGTGGGCGAGAGCAGCCAGATCGCGATGCCGGAGTGCGGTATCGGTCTGATACCCGATGTCGGCGGGTCGCTGATGCTGGCGCTGGCGCCCGGCCGCTTGGGCGAATATCTCGGGACGACCGGCGCGCGCATGGGCGCGGGCGACGCGATTTATGCCGGCTTTGCCGACCTGTTCATCCCGGAAGACCAGTGGGAGACCGTCAAGGCTGCGCTGTTGGATGGCGGCGATATTGAGGCCGCCGTCGCCTCTTTTGCCCAAACCGCGCCGGACAGTCCCATGCGCGCGATGCAGAACGAAATAGACAGCCACTTCCACGGCGCATCGTTGGGTGACGTTCAGACCACCCTGCGCCACGACGAAAGTGATTTTGCCCGCAGTACCCTGAAGCTCATGACGCGCAACAGCCCGCTGTCGATGGCTTGCACCATCGAGGCCTTGCACCGGCTGCGTGGCCCTTCGCTGACCTTGGAGAAGGCGCTGGATCTGGAGTATCGCTTTACCGCCCGCGCCATGGAGCACGGCGATTTCATCGAAGGCATACGGGCCGCGATCATCGACAAGGACCGTTCGCCGAAATGGCAGTTCGCAGACCGCGATGTGCCCGGCGTCGCCGTTTCCAAAATGCTGCAGCCGTTGGGCAAGGCCGCGTTGACACTTTAA
- the mmsB gene encoding 3-hydroxyisobutyrate dehydrogenase, whose product MGSTIGFIGLGNMGAPMAANLAQAGHDVRGYDVAGTTAEGVAPCASIEDAAKGADFVITMLPNGEILRDVAAQLIPGMSKGATLIDCSTVDVESARSVAADAGAAGIGFVDAPVSGGIGGAAAGTLTFMAGGDDASFAAAAPLFDVMGQKAVHCGAAGAGQAAKICNNMILGITMIGTCEAFALADKLGLDRQKMFDVVSTSSGYSWSMNAYCPAPGVGPTSPADNGYVPGFAAELMLKDLGLSQQAAEAADADTPMGALARALYAQFVENEDGLGKDFSAMLPRLMQRGRS is encoded by the coding sequence ATGGGCAGCACGATCGGATTTATCGGACTTGGGAACATGGGCGCGCCGATGGCCGCAAATCTCGCGCAGGCAGGACATGACGTGCGCGGGTATGACGTTGCGGGCACCACGGCCGAGGGTGTTGCCCCCTGTGCCAGTATCGAGGACGCCGCCAAGGGTGCGGATTTTGTCATCACCATGCTGCCGAACGGCGAGATATTGCGGGATGTTGCAGCACAGCTGATCCCCGGAATGTCGAAGGGTGCCACGCTGATCGATTGCTCTACGGTCGATGTTGAAAGCGCGCGGAGTGTCGCTGCGGACGCCGGTGCGGCGGGGATCGGTTTTGTCGACGCTCCTGTATCGGGCGGGATCGGCGGTGCCGCTGCAGGGACCCTCACGTTTATGGCCGGTGGCGACGACGCCAGCTTTGCCGCGGCGGCGCCCCTGTTTGACGTCATGGGCCAAAAGGCCGTGCATTGCGGTGCAGCCGGAGCCGGTCAAGCGGCGAAAATCTGTAACAACATGATCCTTGGCATCACCATGATCGGCACCTGCGAAGCCTTTGCTCTGGCTGACAAGCTCGGCCTTGACCGCCAAAAGATGTTTGACGTGGTCAGCACGTCATCGGGTTATTCGTGGTCAATGAATGCCTACTGCCCTGCCCCCGGCGTCGGGCCCACGTCGCCCGCCGACAATGGATATGTGCCGGGGTTCGCGGCCGAGCTGATGCTCAAGGATCTCGGGCTGAGCCAGCAGGCGGCCGAAGCCGCAGATGCAGATACGCCGATGGGCGCGCTGGCCCGCGCCCTTTATGCGCAATTTGTCGAGAACGAGGACGGTTTGGGCAAGGATTTCAGCGCCATGCTGCCCCGTTTGATGCAGCGCGGTCGCAGCTGA
- the uvrA gene encoding excinuclease ABC subunit UvrA produces MAELKNIEVRGAREHNLKSIDVDIPRDQLVVITGLSGSGKSSLAFDTIYAEGQRRYVESLSAYARQFLDMMQKPDVDHISGLSPAISIEQKTTSKNPRSTVGTVTEIYDYMRLLFARVGTPYSPATGKPIEAQQVQDMVDRIMTMEEGTRAYLLAPIIRDRKGEYRKEFLELRKQGFQRVKVDGEFYELDEPPTLDKKFRHDIDVVVDRIVVREGLETRLADSLRTALDLADGIAILETAPSEGDPERYTFSEKFACPVSGFTIPEIEPRLFSFNAPFGACPSCDGLGKELFFDERLVVPDQNLKVYDGALAPWRKGKSPYFKQTIEAIAKHFGFNQNAKWKDLDPKIQQVFLYGSGKEEIKFRYDEGGRVYEVSRVFEGVIPNMERRYRETDSNWIREEFERYQNNRPCGTCGGYRLRPEALAVRIADLHVGQVVEMSIREAFDWCTTVPEALTVQKNEIARAILKEIRERLGFLNNVGLEYLTLSRSSGTLSGGESQRIRLASQIGSGLTGVLYVLDEPSIGLHQRDNDRLLLTLKNLRDQGNTVIVVEHDEEAIREADYVFDIGPGAGVHGGQVVAHGTPAQIAGNDKSVTGQYLTGVREIAVPAKRRTGKKKAIKVVKATGNNLQNVTAEFPLGKFVCVTGVSGGGKSTLTIETLFKTASMNLNGARQTPAPCETIKGLEHLDKVIDIDQRPIGRTPRSNPATYTGAFTPIRDWFAGLPEAKARGYKPGRFSFNVKGGRCEACQGDGVIKIEMHFLPDVYVECETCKGKRYNRETLEIKFKGKSIADVLDMTVEDAQEFFAAVPSIRERMDALMRVGLGYIKVGQQATTLSGGEAQRVKLSKELSKRATGRTLYILDEPTTGLHFEDVRKLLEVLHELVDQGNSVVVIEHNLDVVKTADHIIDIGPEGGDGGGRVVATGTPEQVAEVAESYTGKYLKPMLNPRKLAAE; encoded by the coding sequence ATGGCTGAGCTGAAAAACATCGAAGTGCGCGGCGCGCGCGAGCACAATCTCAAGAGCATCGATGTGGATATTCCACGCGATCAGCTGGTGGTGATCACAGGTTTGTCCGGTTCGGGCAAGTCGAGCCTTGCGTTCGACACCATCTATGCCGAAGGCCAGCGGCGGTACGTTGAAAGCCTGTCGGCTTACGCGCGCCAGTTCCTTGACATGATGCAAAAGCCGGATGTCGATCACATCTCGGGGCTGTCCCCCGCGATCTCGATCGAGCAGAAGACAACGTCGAAAAACCCGCGCTCCACGGTCGGCACGGTTACGGAAATTTACGACTACATGCGGCTCTTGTTTGCCCGCGTCGGCACGCCGTATTCGCCCGCGACCGGAAAGCCCATCGAGGCGCAGCAGGTGCAGGACATGGTCGACCGGATCATGACGATGGAAGAGGGCACGCGCGCCTATCTGCTGGCCCCGATCATCCGCGACAGGAAGGGCGAATACCGCAAGGAGTTTCTGGAACTTCGCAAGCAGGGGTTCCAGCGGGTCAAGGTTGACGGCGAATTCTATGAACTTGACGAGCCGCCAACGCTCGACAAGAAGTTCCGCCATGACATCGACGTGGTCGTCGACCGGATCGTGGTGCGTGAAGGTCTGGAGACGCGTCTGGCCGACAGCCTGCGCACCGCGCTTGATCTGGCGGATGGCATCGCCATTCTGGAAACCGCACCAAGCGAAGGCGATCCCGAGCGGTATACGTTTTCTGAGAAATTCGCCTGCCCGGTGAGCGGTTTCACGATTCCCGAAATTGAACCGCGGCTGTTTTCATTCAACGCGCCTTTCGGGGCATGCCCGTCCTGTGATGGTCTGGGAAAAGAGTTGTTTTTTGACGAACGCCTTGTGGTGCCGGATCAGAACCTGAAAGTCTACGACGGGGCGCTCGCCCCATGGCGCAAGGGTAAGAGCCCTTATTTCAAACAAACCATCGAAGCCATCGCCAAGCATTTCGGGTTCAACCAGAATGCAAAGTGGAAGGACCTTGATCCGAAAATCCAGCAGGTTTTCCTGTACGGTTCGGGCAAGGAAGAGATCAAGTTCCGCTATGACGAAGGTGGCCGTGTCTATGAGGTGAGCCGCGTCTTCGAAGGCGTGATCCCCAACATGGAACGCCGCTACCGCGAAACGGACAGCAACTGGATCCGCGAAGAATTCGAACGCTACCAGAACAACCGGCCTTGCGGCACCTGCGGTGGCTACCGGCTCCGCCCCGAGGCGCTTGCCGTTCGGATCGCCGATCTGCACGTGGGACAGGTTGTCGAGATGTCCATCCGCGAGGCGTTCGACTGGTGCACAACCGTGCCCGAAGCCCTGACGGTGCAGAAGAACGAAATCGCCCGCGCGATCCTCAAGGAAATCCGCGAGCGGCTGGGCTTTTTGAACAACGTGGGCCTTGAATATCTGACGCTTTCGCGCTCCAGCGGCACCCTGAGCGGGGGCGAAAGCCAACGTATTCGTCTGGCCAGCCAGATCGGTTCCGGTTTGACAGGGGTTCTTTATGTCCTCGACGAGCCGTCCATCGGTTTGCACCAGCGCGACAACGACCGCTTGCTTTTGACGCTCAAGAACCTGCGCGACCAGGGCAACACCGTCATTGTCGTCGAACATGACGAAGAGGCGATCCGCGAGGCGGATTATGTCTTTGACATCGGTCCGGGGGCAGGCGTTCACGGAGGGCAGGTTGTGGCCCATGGCACGCCCGCGCAAATCGCCGGTAACGACAAGTCGGTCACCGGGCAGTATCTGACCGGTGTGCGCGAGATCGCGGTGCCTGCGAAGCGGCGCACGGGCAAGAAGAAGGCGATCAAGGTCGTCAAGGCGACGGGCAACAATCTGCAGAACGTCACCGCTGAATTCCCGCTTGGCAAATTTGTCTGCGTGACCGGCGTTTCGGGGGGCGGTAAATCCACCCTCACGATCGAGACATTGTTCAAAACCGCGTCGATGAACCTGAACGGGGCGCGGCAGACGCCTGCGCCGTGTGAAACGATCAAGGGTCTGGAGCATCTCGACAAGGTCATCGACATCGACCAGCGTCCAATCGGGCGGACACCCCGCTCAAACCCTGCGACCTATACCGGCGCGTTCACACCGATCCGCGACTGGTTCGCGGGTTTGCCGGAAGCGAAAGCGCGCGGCTACAAACCGGGGCGGTTCAGCTTCAACGTCAAGGGGGGCCGTTGCGAGGCCTGTCAGGGCGATGGGGTGATCAAGATCGAAATGCACTTCCTTCCGGACGTCTATGTCGAATGTGAGACTTGCAAAGGCAAACGCTACAACCGCGAAACGCTCGAAATCAAATTCAAGGGCAAGAGCATTGCCGACGTCCTTGATATGACGGTCGAAGATGCGCAGGAATTTTTTGCGGCCGTTCCGTCGATCCGCGAAAGGATGGACGCATTGATGCGCGTCGGTCTCGGTTATATCAAGGTGGGCCAGCAGGCGACGACCCTGTCGGGCGGCGAGGCGCAGCGCGTAAAGCTTTCCAAGGAGTTGAGCAAACGCGCCACCGGACGCACGCTCTATATCCTCGATGAGCCGACCACGGGTCTGCACTTCGAAGATGTGCGTAAGTTGTTGGAAGTCTTGCACGAATTGGTGGATCAGGGGAATTCGGTCGTCGTGATCGAACACAATCTCGATGTCGTTAAAACAGCCGATCATATCATCGACATCGGCCCCGAAGGCGGCGACGGGGGCGGACGTGTGGTTGCAACAGGAACGCCGGAGCAGGTGGCCGAAGTGGCCGAAAGCTATACGGGCAAGTATCTCAAACCGATGCTGAACCCCCGTAAACTGGCTGCAGAATAG
- a CDS encoding sterol desaturase family protein — METLDLAARIFTSNLLINAFLVPFTMCAIAYVFFKKRDEFSWHAIQNIVATLFVGGFNFGVALFLYNDINAFAQRAYNALSIPTLPETFWSSTPLWIVCIIGVMAKDFVDYWNHRWMHTKWGWPAHAAHHSDTHVNAFTAYRVHFLQTVIVTSSYILPLTWLQIPEAIPVVVVLSTVHNMYVHMDLEFDHGPFKLLLASPAFHRWHHADIPEAYGKNIANVMPLWDALFGTYYYPGLCKEEMGALKTGVHDKNPVMIYLYPFMEWGRMIRARLPRRRLDATADTPRMNTPAE; from the coding sequence ATGGAAACACTGGATCTCGCAGCACGGATTTTCACATCCAATCTGCTCATCAACGCCTTTCTTGTGCCCTTCACCATGTGCGCGATCGCTTACGTCTTTTTCAAGAAGCGCGACGAGTTCAGCTGGCATGCCATTCAGAACATCGTGGCGACGCTTTTCGTGGGTGGCTTCAATTTCGGCGTCGCCCTGTTTTTGTACAACGACATCAACGCCTTCGCTCAGCGCGCCTACAATGCTCTTTCGATCCCTACCCTGCCCGAGACATTCTGGAGCAGCACACCCCTTTGGATCGTGTGCATCATCGGGGTGATGGCCAAGGATTTCGTCGATTATTGGAACCACCGCTGGATGCACACGAAATGGGGCTGGCCGGCCCACGCGGCGCATCACTCGGACACCCATGTGAACGCCTTTACGGCCTACCGTGTGCATTTCCTGCAAACCGTTATCGTGACCAGCAGCTATATCCTGCCCCTGACATGGCTACAGATCCCCGAGGCCATCCCGGTGGTCGTCGTCCTGAGCACGGTGCACAACATGTACGTCCACATGGATCTCGAATTCGATCACGGTCCCTTCAAGCTGTTACTGGCATCGCCCGCTTTCCACCGCTGGCACCACGCGGATATTCCCGAAGCCTATGGCAAGAACATCGCCAATGTGATGCCGCTGTGGGATGCGCTTTTCGGGACGTATTACTATCCGGGTCTGTGCAAGGAAGAGATGGGCGCGTTGAAGACCGGCGTGCACGACAAAAATCCGGTCATGATCTACCTCTACCCGTTCATGGAATGGGGGCGCATGATCCGGGCACGGTTGCCGCGCAGACGGCTGGACGCGACCGCTGACACACCGCGCATGAATACGCCGGCCGAATAG